In a genomic window of Trachemys scripta elegans isolate TJP31775 chromosome 12, CAS_Tse_1.0, whole genome shotgun sequence:
- the DUSP15 gene encoding dual specificity protein phosphatase 15 isoform X8 yields MTNATKLVERTSGELGTNRQLFRQTGDSQTSYAKDLEQLSRNKITHIISIHESPQPLLQEMTYLRIPLPDTPEANIKKHFKECISFIHYCRLHGGNCLVHCLAGISRSTTIVVAYVMAVTELSWQEVLQAVRAVRPIANPNPGFKQQLEEFGHGPARKEQGTRPRCQDGGLYPGKE; encoded by the exons ATGACAAATGCAACAAAGCTAGTTGAGCGTACGTCCGGAGAATTGGGGACCAATCGTCAGTTGTTCAGGCAGACTGGGGACTCTCAGACATCCT ATGCCAAAGATTTGGAGCAACTGAGCAGGAATAAGATCACTCACATTATTTCAATCCATGAATCTCCCCAGCCACTACTGCAG GAAATGACTTATCTTCGCATTCCTCTGCCAGATACACCCGAGGCCAACAT CAAGAAGCACTTTAAAGAATGTATCAGTTTTATCCACTACTGTCGCCTGCATGGAGGGAACTGCCTTGTTCACTG CCTTGCGGGGATCTCCCGGAGCACCACCATTGTTGTTGCCTATGTCATGGCAGTGACGGAGCTAAGCTGGCAAGAGGTATTACAGGCGGTAAGAGCGGTGCGACCGATTGCCAATCCCAACCCCGGCTtcaagcagcagctggaggagttCGGTCACGGCCCTGCACGAAA GGAACAAGGAACACGGCCACGCTGccaggatggaggactctatcctgggaaggagTGA